In Planctomycetota bacterium, the DNA window GGGCGGAGGCCTGCTCGATGAGCCCGTGTCGATCGACGCCGGCCAGACCGCCTACTCGGTGGCCGTCGGCGACCTCAACGGCGACGGCTACCCGGATCTCGCGGCTGCAAGCGCCGCCGCGGTCGTGCTGAGCGATGGAGCCGGGGGCTACGGGCAGCGGCTGGCGTCGCCGAGCGGCGAACTGCTCGAGCGCATGACCACGGCGGACTTCAACGGCGACGGCATCCCGGATGTTGCGGGCATCCGCGAGTATCTCGGCGAGTGCTGGGTGCTCCTCGGGCTGGGGGACGGGCGGTTCGGCGAGCCGCGGCTCGTCGCGGAGAACCACGAGCCCATCGACGTGCTAGCCCACGACGTCAACGAGGACGGCGCGTCCGATCTGCTGATCACAAACACCCGGTGGCAGGTGGGCCTGCTGCTCAACGACGGGGCCGGCAACTTCGGCGCCGAGATGCACCACGAATCGGGCGAACGAGTCGGGCGCATGGCTCTGGGCGACCTGGACGGCGATGCCCGCGAGGACCTCGTCGTCGTCAACCATGAAAGCAATAGCCTCGGCATGTTCTTCCTCGACGGCGGCGAATCGCTCGGCACGGTCTTCGAGATCGCCGTGCCGCTGCGACCGATCGACGTCGAGATCGTCGACCTAGACGGCGACGGCGACAACGATCTGCTCGTCGGTCACCAGATCCTCTCCTCTCCGACGGTGCTGCTCAACGATGGCCCTCGGACGTACCGCCAGCTGCCGCCGATCGACGTGCAGTACGACATGCTCTTCGTAGACTCGGCCGACTTCGATCGGGACGGCGACGCCGATGTCTTGGTGACCCACGACGGCGCCTTCCGACTGCTGTACAACCGGGGCGACGCGACCTTCTCCGTTGGCGACCTGTTTAGCTGGGGGTCACGCATCGAAGAGGTGCACGTCGAGGACATCGACACCGACGGCTACCCCGATATCGCCTACATCAACGACGACTACCCCTGCGTGCTCTGGAACACCGCGGGCTCGTTTACGTCTGAGAGCTGCTTCGATTCGGCGGGCTCCTACCCGGACGGCCTGACGGTCGCGGACGCGAACCTGGACGGTCGGCCCGATCTGCTGGTGGGCGAGACGTGGGATAACGTGGTCACCACGCTGCTCAACCAGTGTTCGCGGGCCTGCGCCGCCGACATGGACGGCGACGGCGAGTTGACCCTCCTCGACTTCCTGGCATTCCGCGATCTCTTCGACGCGGGCGAACCCGCGGCCGACCTGGACCACGACGGCGAGCTGACGCTCGTCGACTTCCTGGCCTTCCAGAACCACTTCGCGGCGGGCTGCTGAGGCCGTGGCGCCGCGGGCGGCGGCCGACGCTCGCTCCGTCGGATCGGGCGGTGGAAATGCCCAGTGCGGAGCCGCCGGTGCGGCGTCGCGGGTCCGATCGGTCTCACCGGGAGCCCAAGACGCGGCATGCAGAGCCCGTCAAGCGGCATTGAGACCGCAATGCGCAGCATCCGGAGCTCGGCGCGCGGCGTGCCGAACTCGCGATGTCACATACCGCGCGCTGAAGACGGCATATCCGGCGCGATTGGCCTCGGTTTGGGCCGCCAAGACCGCCCTGAGAGGCCCCCGGGGACGTGGCCTTGGGTCGCAGAATCGCTGTACAGACTGACGCTCCGCAGGCCGGGGCGGGCAATCACTCATTGCCAACTGGCGGTTAGCGGGCGTGCAACTCTCGATAAGCTGGCACAGCGGGACAGCAAGGGTCGAGCCCAGCGAGGTCGGCCCTATGCTCGCTTGCTCCCCCGACGCGCATGGGCATACGGTACTTGATCGGTGTGTTCGAACGCGCAGGAGCGTCGCGAGGGGAGCACAGCCATGGATGGCCGCCAACGCACACTCCCGTTCCGCCGGCCGCGTTCGGCAGCCGGCCCACGCTTCGCGGAGTTCTTCGCGGGCATTGGCTTGGTCCGCCTGGGACTGGAAGCCGCGGGCTGGTCGCTGGCATACGCCAACGACATCGACGCGGGCAAGCTGGCGATGTACGACGCTCACTTCGGCGATGCGGACGAGCACTTCCATCTCGGAGACGTGCACGCTATCGACGGCTCGACGCTGCCGGACATCGAACTCGCTATGGCCTCGTTCCCGTGCACGGACCTGTCGCTGGCCGGTGGGCGGCTGGGCTTCGGCGGGCCGCAGTCCTCGGCGTTCTGGGGTTTCATCAACGCGCTCAAGGGCATGGGCGAGCGCCGGCCGCCGCTGGTGATGCTGGAGAACGTGGTCGGCTTCCTCACTTCGCACGGTGGCAACGACTTCGCCGAGGCCATCGCGGCGCTCAACGAGTTGGGATACTCGGCCGACGTGTTCACGCTGGACGCGAAGTGGTTCGTGCCGCAGAGCCGGCCACGATTGTTCGTCATCGGCTCGACCATCGACGATCCAACGGCCACAAGCACGCCCTCTGAGTCGCGCATACGCCCGAAGCTCGTCACCGACTTCGTCGAGTCGCACCCTGATTTACGATGGGGCTTCCGCGATCTGCCCGAGCCGCCGCTGCGATCCGAGAAGTCGCTCGCGGACATCTTGGAGAACCTTGACCCGCGCGACGCCCGGTGGTGGAGCGGCGAGCGAGCTGAGTACCTTTACAACCAGTTCTCCGATCGCCATCGCGAGATCGCCGACGCGATGATTCGCAAGCGAAAGTGGTCCTACGGCACGGTGTTCCGCCGCGTGCGCATGCAGCCCGACGGCGAGAAACGGTCGATGGGCGAGCTGCGCACCGACGGCGTAGCTGGTTGCCTGCGCACGCCCAAGGGCGGCAGCGGGCGCCAGATCCTCTTCAAGGCTGGCTACGGCCGCTACGCCGCGCGCCTGCTCAGCCCCCGCGAGTGCGCCCGCTTGATGGGCGCTGACGACTTTGTGATCGAGACCGGTGACAACCCGGCGTTCTTCGGCTTCGGCGACGCTGTGTGCGTGCCAGCGATCACGTGGATCGGGGAGCAGTATCTGAATCCGATACTGCCGGGGCGATCAGGGCGGCGGGCGAAGGCGGCGATGGCATGACCCAGACTGATTTGCGCGGCTTGCTCCTTCTCATTGACCAAAAGATGAAGCAGGCCGAACGTCTTGTACCGGCCCGTTTACAAGCAGCGTTGGCGCTTCTCGAACGCTTGCGTAGCGAGGCATCGCTTGATCTTGGCCGACATCTGACGAAGTCGGGGCATTCAATCAAATCGCAAGAGACGCTCGCTCAGAAAGCACTTGAGAGATTCGACTTGCCCTTGGTGAACAAGACTTCGGGGAGGCGCTCGTCAAACCTTCACGACTGGGCCCCGGACGTTTTAGCTTGGCTCGATAGCATTGGGTTCGAGCAAGCATCTTCAGCAAGGCAGACCGAGATACTCGAAGCGTCCCAGCAGGTGCTTGCCGAGCGAATTCGCCAAGTGCTTGAGGTCGATCCGCTCAAGCTGCGAGTGGAAGATCGCACGGCTGAATTCGCAATCAGCGACGTACTTGATCAGGCTGCGCAACGCGGAAAAGTGGGCGATGTTGCTCAGTATTTGGTTGGAGCAAAACTTCACCTGCGCTTTCCAGAACGAGCCGCAGACATTCTTGTTTCGAGCGCATTTCAAGGCAATCGACGATCGCACACCGATGCGGAAGCTCGCCTAGGGGACTTTGAGTTTTCTGACTGCATCTTCGAGGTGGCTTCTGGAAGGCCAGATGAGGCGCATCTTGACCAAGTCGCTACGGCACTTGCTGAATCAAGGCGGCAGTTCTGGTTGCTCGTTCGTTCACAACGATTGAGCGCCTGGCGGCAGGAGTTGATCGCTTTTGACGTCGATCTGCGTCGCGTTGTTGTCGCTTCAATCGAGCAGTTCGTCGGCCAAAATCTGTCAGAACTGGGCGAGTGTTCATCCGCGGGTACCCGAGAGCAGATTGAGAATCTGATCCAGATTTATCACGAGTCTTGGGTCGGGCCACTAGCGGCGACAGGAATCGACATCGAGATTGTGTAATGGCGCTTTCACGCAGCCAAGTCATGGCCCGCGTGCGTGCCTCAGATACAAGGCCAGAGCGAGTCGTACGCTCGATTGTGCACAATCTCGGCTACCGCTTCCGACTCGACGGACGGCACCGAGGCCAGAAGCTACCCGGCAAACCCGACCTCGTCCTGGCCCGCCTGCGCGCCGCCATCTTCGTCCATGGCTGCTTTTGGCACCAGCACGACTGCCCCCGTGGCGATCGGCGGCCTGCGACGAACGCAGAATACTGGAACGCTAAATTACAACGCAACATCGAGCGCGATGCTCGGGTGCAACGTAAACTGCGATCGGCGCGCTGGCGCGTGCTCGTCGTGTGGGAGTGCGAGCTCAAGGACGCCGACAAACTGAGGCGGCGAATCCGGGCGTTCCTTCAAAGGTCCGAGCGTGCGGTGGCATCGCCATAGTCATTGCTTTGGCGTTCGTTGCTCTGTTGCCCTCAAGCCACCCCCGCCCCACGCCGATGCCGCCCCAAAAGCACCGGCGGCGCGACGCTGCGGAGGGGTCCCGGCGGACGCGTTGCCCACTCGTGGAGACACCCATGCGTTACCCGACCCGCGACGCGGACTTCCTCCAGTAGGCCCGCGACCACGCCACGCTCTGGCTCGGCAACGGCACGCCGCCCGACATCGGCATCTCCGCCGCCCAGGCCGCCGCCATCGAGGCCCTCGTCACCTCCGCCGAGACCGCCTACTCCGGCCAGCAGACGGCGCGGGACGCCACCGAGGCCTCGACCGTCGTCAAGAAGGACGCCTTCGAGGTCCTCAAGACCAACCTCGGCGCCGCGGTGACCACCATCGAGGCCTACGCCAAGACCACCGGCGACGAGGGCGTCTACGCCCGCGCCAACATCGCCCCGCCCAAGCCCGCCGCCCCCCGCACCGACCCGGTGCAGCCCGGCGACCTGAGCACCCGCCTGCTAACCGACGGCTCCATCGAGCTGAAGTTCAAAGCCGCCACCGGCGGCGGCGCCACCTTCACCGTCGAGCGGCAGACGATCGCCGGCGACGGCACCATCTCCGGCTTCGCCTACGCGGGCCAGGCCGACGACAAGACCTTCGTCGACAACGCCATCCCCGCCGGCCTGAGCACCATCAACTACCGCGTCCGCACCCGGCTGACCAACGGCGAGGTCAGCGAGTGGAGCCAGCCCGCGGCCGTCCGCTTCGGCAGCACCGGCAGCGGCGGCGGCCCCCTCTCGATCGCGGCCTAGCACGCAAGTCGGCACACAACCAAGCACGTACCGGGGCCGCCGATCGCCCCCGTTTTCGTTAGAGGCGTGGAGCGCCGCCCGCTCACCCAAGCGGGAACACGTACACGACCACCGCCTCGTCCTCGGTCGCGCCGGCGTGCGCCGCCCGCTCGGCCAGCACCCGCTTGTAGACCGCGCGGGCGGGGGCGTTGTCGTGCTCGGTGGCGAGCCAGGCCTCGGCGTAGCCGCGGTCGCGCAGCAGCGCCAGCATCCGGCGGACCAGCTCGGCGCCGATGCCGCGGTTGCGGTGGGCCTCCAGCGTCGATAGCTCGTTGATCCACGCCTGCGGCGGCTTGTCGGGGTGCAGGTAGCCGTTGGCGGTCGCGAAGCCGACGGGCACGCCGACGTCGAGCGCCACGATGATGTGGTGCCGCCCATCGGCGAGGAACGCGTCGCACTGCTCGGGGTCGATCGGGTTGTCGAACAGCTCCGGCGGCGCGGCGAGCAGCAGCGGTGCGTCGGCTGGGCCAAGTTCGCGATACTCGATGCCCAGGACGATCCCTCGCTTCTGCGTCGACTGTTCGTCGCGGCGCATCCGCTCCGCTGCCTCAGCCGAACCACCGCAGCCGCCAGCTGCCCTCCTCGAGCAC includes these proteins:
- a CDS encoding FG-GAP-like repeat-containing protein, coding for MRYLISAAVFMLACCTGTTAQPCRGPIFHTQVYGPGASDIELADVDGDGDLDKVVTGDRRTAAVAIWLNRGDGVFGFDGEYGTFDHAADAACSDIDRDGDVDIVVAHPFEKVIRVLINDGEGRFANGGEIMFYFQVLRVELADLNGDGLPDVLAWRDGLTVVHNLGGGTFEPPPYESVGIDLADLGDVDGDGDIDLLGRSTRPPRHDVALFRNDGSGQFEDVPLADTPRSLAAAAFADITGDGRQDVVYWPEYQMASVVLQRADGTFDPPIPDAGPLGTSWTTVTDLDLDGLDDVVLAHGDVRLVRSLGGGLLDEPVSIDAGQTAYSVAVGDLNGDGYPDLAAASAAAVVLSDGAGGYGQRLASPSGELLERMTTADFNGDGIPDVAGIREYLGECWVLLGLGDGRFGEPRLVAENHEPIDVLAHDVNEDGASDLLITNTRWQVGLLLNDGAGNFGAEMHHESGERVGRMALGDLDGDAREDLVVVNHESNSLGMFFLDGGESLGTVFEIAVPLRPIDVEIVDLDGDGDNDLLVGHQILSSPTVLLNDGPRTYRQLPPIDVQYDMLFVDSADFDRDGDADVLVTHDGAFRLLYNRGDATFSVGDLFSWGSRIEEVHVEDIDTDGYPDIAYINDDYPCVLWNTAGSFTSESCFDSAGSYPDGLTVADANLDGRPDLLVGETWDNVVTTLLNQCSRACAADMDGDGELTLLDFLAFRDLFDAGEPAADLDHDGELTLVDFLAFQNHFAAGC
- the dcm gene encoding DNA (cytosine-5-)-methyltransferase, encoding MDGRQRTLPFRRPRSAAGPRFAEFFAGIGLVRLGLEAAGWSLAYANDIDAGKLAMYDAHFGDADEHFHLGDVHAIDGSTLPDIELAMASFPCTDLSLAGGRLGFGGPQSSAFWGFINALKGMGERRPPLVMLENVVGFLTSHGGNDFAEAIAALNELGYSADVFTLDAKWFVPQSRPRLFVIGSTIDDPTATSTPSESRIRPKLVTDFVESHPDLRWGFRDLPEPPLRSEKSLADILENLDPRDARWWSGERAEYLYNQFSDRHREIADAMIRKRKWSYGTVFRRVRMQPDGEKRSMGELRTDGVAGCLRTPKGGSGRQILFKAGYGRYAARLLSPRECARLMGADDFVIETGDNPAFFGFGDAVCVPAITWIGEQYLNPILPGRSGRRAKAAMA
- a CDS encoding DUF4928 family protein — protein: MTQTDLRGLLLLIDQKMKQAERLVPARLQAALALLERLRSEASLDLGRHLTKSGHSIKSQETLAQKALERFDLPLVNKTSGRRSSNLHDWAPDVLAWLDSIGFEQASSARQTEILEASQQVLAERIRQVLEVDPLKLRVEDRTAEFAISDVLDQAAQRGKVGDVAQYLVGAKLHLRFPERAADILVSSAFQGNRRSHTDAEARLGDFEFSDCIFEVASGRPDEAHLDQVATALAESRRQFWLLVRSQRLSAWRQELIAFDVDLRRVVVASIEQFVGQNLSELGECSSAGTREQIENLIQIYHESWVGPLAATGIDIEIV
- a CDS encoding very short patch repair endonuclease, coding for MALSRSQVMARVRASDTRPERVVRSIVHNLGYRFRLDGRHRGQKLPGKPDLVLARLRAAIFVHGCFWHQHDCPRGDRRPATNAEYWNAKLQRNIERDARVQRKLRSARWRVLVVWECELKDADKLRRRIRAFLQRSERAVASP
- a CDS encoding GNAT family N-acetyltransferase codes for the protein MRRDEQSTQKRGIVLGIEYRELGPADAPLLLAAPPELFDNPIDPEQCDAFLADGRHHIIVALDVGVPVGFATANGYLHPDKPPQAWINELSTLEAHRNRGIGAELVRRMLALLRDRGYAEAWLATEHDNAPARAVYKRVLAERAAHAGATEDEAVVVYVFPLG